The DNA region GACAAGGGATGGGCGAGCACCAGCAGGATCCGCATCGTTAGAACAGGCTTCCCTGCTTCGTCGGTTCCGCCGGTTTTGTGCTGCGCTTCTTGGCGCCGCCAGGCGAGATGCTGCCTTCCGTGGTCATTGCGCCGACACGGCCGTCGGCAAATTCGATGGCGATGCCCATGCCGGCGGAAAGTGCGGCCGCCTGCGAGACCGGCCTGTTGTCCTCGTCGCGAATGACGGCGTAGCCGCGCTTCAGCACGTTCTTGTAGGAGAGCGACTGCAGCACGCGGTCCTGCGCGGAGAGCTCGGCGCGGCCGCGCGTCAGCTGGTGGCGGATCGCCGTATCGGCATGGCGCGAAAGGTTGCCGAGCCGCTCGCGACTGCGGTCTGTCTCGGTCTTCAGCCGGGCCGGCAGCGAGGCGAGGATGGCCTCGGCGCGGTCAATGCGGGACTTCGAGCGATCGACCAGGCGCTCGACGGTGCGCTCGGCCCGCGCCATGCGCTCGCTCAGAAGCTGGCGTCGCTCGGCGATGCGATTGGAGAGCACATCCGGGCGGAGATGCGAGGCGATGCGCTCGAAGCCGCGACGCTTGTTGATGGTGTTGAGTTCCAGCCCGCGGCCGAGGCCGGCCGCCGTCTCGTCGAAGCGGCGGCGCGGCAAGGCGAGAAGCTGATCAAGCGAGGGCAATGCCCGCATCAGACTACGGACGGACTGGCGGCGCTGATCCATCTGCCGGTTCATGCAACCCTGCAGGCGGGCGGCAAGTGCGGCCGCCTGCGCTTCGAGCTCCGCCTTGACGGGCACAGCCATCTCCGCCGCCCCGGTCGGCGTCGGAGCGCGCACATCGGCGGCATAGTCGATCAGCGTCCAGTCGGTCTCATGGCCGACGGCCGAGATCAGCGGTATGCGGCTTTCGGCAGCAGCGCGCACGACGATCTCGTCATTGAAACTCCAGAGATCTT from Rhizobium sp. NLR16a includes:
- the xseA gene encoding exodeoxyribonuclease VII large subunit, producing MSNLFDSDSPTNLAEYSVSELSGSIKRTVETAFDQVRVRGEISGYRGPHSSGHAYFALKDDRARIDAVIWKGTFSRLKFRPEEGMEVIATGKVTTFPGSSKYQIVIETLEPAGAGALMALIEERKRRLGGEGLFDAARKKRLPFMPHVIGVVTSPTGAVIRDILHRISDRFPVQVLVWPVKVQGEGSGEEVANAIRGFNALDPAGAIPRPDVLIVARGGGSLEDLWSFNDEIVVRAAAESRIPLISAVGHETDWTLIDYAADVRAPTPTGAAEMAVPVKAELEAQAAALAARLQGCMNRQMDQRRQSVRSLMRALPSLDQLLALPRRRFDETAAGLGRGLELNTINKRRGFERIASHLRPDVLSNRIAERRQLLSERMARAERTVERLVDRSKSRIDRAEAILASLPARLKTETDRSRERLGNLSRHADTAIRHQLTRGRAELSAQDRVLQSLSYKNVLKRGYAVIRDEDNRPVSQAAALSAGMGIAIEFADGRVGAMTTEGSISPGGAKKRSTKPAEPTKQGSLF